In Setaria italica strain Yugu1 chromosome I, Setaria_italica_v2.0, whole genome shotgun sequence, the genomic window CCAGCGAGCCATTGTCTACCTTCTGCATTTATTGCGGTCCTGACCTGCTCCAATTTGCGCTGAAAGTAATAGTCCTCAAGCTGACGAGCAgcaacttgaaacagatcaaaattatccttcacaccatccttccgaAGAAGGTTCTCCGCAAGGTGCCGAGTACACCAACGATGATGCAAAGGTGGATACCCCTCTATCTGCTCTTGCACAGCATGAAGTATGCCCTGATGCCGATCGGATATGATGCCAACCTCCCTGCCAGGCCCAACCACATGTATCCGGACTAGTCTTAAGAACCAtccccaactgtcattgttctccctctcaaccaatgcaaatgccaaaggaaccaacATGTTGTTCGCAtcacaagatatggctataagaagtgtgccccctgtatttgccaatcaaaaacgtaccatcaatagagaaaacAGGACAACAGTGCCTAAAGGCTTCCACACACTGAGGGAATCACCAGAACGCATGCCCGAATATTTGCCTCCCatccttccaagcatttggttttgggatatactcataatgcatgcctggattcacCGCTTTGATTGCATTAAAAAGCACTAGCAGCTGCTCGTACCCAGACTCCCAATCCCCCTATATCGTCTTCCACgctcgctgcttagccctccaagtTTTACCATAAGTCATCACATGACCTCCAAAAATCTCCTCAACAGTTCTGATAATTGTTCTAACTTTCATGTTGGgttgttccttcaatattcccatcaaCCGCTTCACAATTAGGGTAGATGTTAACTGCGGATGTCTCACTATAAGCTCATGGTCAGCATAATTGTGTGGACCgacaacttttgtgatcttccacttcccggtgatattttgcttccttgcacaaaccctccatgggcactgttccttgtcacacacaactgtgtaacggCGCTCTGCATATGAATGCAACAGTTTGTAAGGTCTCTTCCGTATCACCGCAAACGCTtgcaaccacctcttcaatgcgggaaggtccttaaatacccttccctcctcaataaccatactaggacTAGCTTCAGGtgcttctaggagctcatcatcatgTCCTTCTGCAAACGTCTAATCAGAACGAGTACGATCACTAAACTCGTGAACTATCGGATCACGACGTCCAGGAAAGatacgcctgaacatctcaatatcactctctgtcatctctccaaTAGGGCGATCATtatcagaatcaagatccactcccatctcgtatgcatcttcatcattgataatttcaacactattggagTCACGCAATCCATCTAcacattgcacttgcgcagCAACTAGAAGGacatccacattttctggaatatctcctgcgaagtacaaatatgagtaaagaagAAATTGATGGAACGAATGGGGTTAGCTCCCAACAACAAAAACTGataagacacttactcggatcattctaagtgaaaaggaactcattaggagagtccgccacatcatcaacaatccaacaaccatgtccaactacttcattgggggcagattcagcatcgggaatTGTAGGTGCAACCTCCACGTCCATAACAGGTTCTGGGACAGGAGGATCGAAgtgtgcccgttgacccattggtcgggaaaaccgacgaggatttggatcaactcccacccgacgaacaaccacttcaacacttggggaatgaccattcataactgttctcacatatttttcccactggcctgcacaccgaattgggaccatcttcctttgaatgttgagaggggaacctaggtgaagtatgccctcgactgtgatttcatcatctccattacaatgtagctcctcccgagcccttgcaagTAACTCACTAAACAAGGGTTTCTCATCAAATATCACAACCTCGCACTGCAtggcaacaaacttaacacatccgTAGTCATCCCTTTCCACGGTACCTCcatgatatatgctcactaTGTTCTCCATCTAGTACATCAATATAATgacgcacaattcatttagtccataataaatgaAGCATTTTAAGTACAGTATGAAATAAGATAGTATCGATTGACTACTAACtactaaatacaactaactaactatgtcatacaactaactaactatgtcacctaatatgtacATATGTACTTAActatacaactacttaactaaatatcgtaataactagtttactatgtAACTATACATCTAACTACGTAAATGAAATTGCAAATCCACCTGGTTAAATAGTGTCATGAGTGTTCTCCATTCCTTCTATCATTGCAATTCATACAAAAAACCTACCAAATTATATTAgttttcatatctaacaattctatctaCCTGTCaatttatctatctaactattttatctaatagtctacctacctatctatattctacctaactattctaaCTTATCAATataactattttatctaacaattctacctatcTATCTAAATGGAGTTCCGTGTCCAACACGTCTGCNNNNNNNNNNNNNNNNNNNNNNNNNNNNNNNNNNNNNNNNNNNNNNNNNNNNNNNNNNNNNNNNNNNNNNNNNNNNNNNNNNNNNNNNNNNNNNNNNNNNGGGAgagtataattacaaatcctcTGGGTTCCCATTTTACCTCACTGCTGCACACTGGCGGCAAGGGGTGGGGGTGGGCACAGGGTGGGGGGCGGCCGGCCTCCGGGAAGGGCGGGCGCGGGGCCCGGCCGGGGGGcaccggcggggcggggcgcctCCTGGCGTCGGGCGGGGCGAGGCGGCTCGGGCCGGGCGGgtgctgggcggcgacggcgccggcggggcacCTCCAGGCACTGGGCGGGGTGGGATGGGGCGGGCCGGGCAGGcgccgggcggggcggggcggctcgGGCCAGGCGGGAGCgagcgggcgccgggcggcgccggcagcggcggcggcgggcttcggcggcggcggcggcggcctccgagggcggcggcgtgggtttGAGGATGCGAAAAGAAACTGATGCGCAAAAGGAAGGAGTGCCCGGTGCTATGGTaaaaggcttggcgccaggctcggtggcgccaaggcttggcgccaccgATCGTAGCGCCAAGCCTTGACACACCCGCCCGCTCGCCACGTAATCCATCACACGCCACGTGGTCACGCCATGgcggggaccttggcgccaagacattgtagcttggcgccaagctaagggtccattctTGAAATTGGTTCCGTCAGGCATCTACTTGTGAAAAACTTTCTCGAAAagggctaaaataaaaaaaagtcggTGCACTCCGCATGTGAACGGGCTGGTTTCTTGTTGGCTTGTTGCTACTCCTTGCTAGGCAAAGGCAATGCGGCTTTGAAGGAAGACAAGGTCAGGTCGGTCTCATACTTCTCATCTCGAAGCGAAAAATGGATCAAACGGTCAGAAGATGGACGCCAACAATAAGTGCGATGCGTGCTACATGCGGGTTGGGTGGCCATACCTGCCAGGCCAGTCGCCGACGTACGTGACATGCAGCAGGCAGCCACGTACTCCTGCCGGCCGGTACACGGCTACGGTGGCCACGGCCGCCCGGCTTCGTGTAGCTCCTAGCCTCTCATCATATGAAAATGCTGAAAATAAATCCCGACAGTGATGAGAGTGAGAGTGCTCGATCGGTTCAATTTAGCAGGTGCGTCGCTATATGATACAAAGCAATCGCATGGACCCGGGAGACGCCCTTTGGAACAGTGCAGCCTTCTGTTCACCGGTCGCCTGCCTGCTTCATGCCCAGGCAGCCGGGCGGCCTGACCCTGGCCACTGgccggccagccagccaggcCGGCCGACGCGGTGCCGGGTGCCGGAGCATGTAACCAAGCGAAAAGCGTAGGCGCGCGTGGCTgagcgccggccggccgtgtcCTGGGATCCCAGAGCACGATGGCAAGTCTGATCAGGACCGGGCTGGCGCGCGGGCCGTACGCACGTCCTTGCCCCGCCGTCTGGCTGGCCGCTGGCGCGCGGCGGGCCACCTGCTGGCCGCTGCCGCTCTGCGTTATTCTCCCTTTGCCAATCGCCATGCCCATGCACGATGCCCTCTGGCAAAAAGCGTGGCCACCCGTACTCCGCCCTCGGTGCTCTCGTCTCGGCAACTCCCACTCTCCCATAGTTGAGCTACTCCTGAACTCATACTTGGATCTGATGGGCGCGCGCGGTTCGTTCGACGAGGTGCCCCTGTTTCCTGGCTTCCTGGGACCTGGGCGCTTGCTGCTTggcttggagccttggaggcGGAGCACCGAGCGACcttgccgtgccgtgccgtgctggTGATTGGTGAACCAGTGGACCTGCCGCCTGCACCTGCGCACGGAAGTAGATACCGGAGTAGCAGCAGGCGCGTTGCTCATCTTGGTCGGATGACAGGTAGGTACCGGATGAAATTTGACTTGGCGTGAGACTGCTCATAGCGGTCGAGCTTACCGCGCGCGCGGCGAAGTACGGCGGTGTCCATTGGATCAAAGGCAAcggcctccccttcttctcccttttttttttatttataacgTGGCTCCCACTCCCTACGGACGAACGAAATGGAACTTTCTCTCGGCTGGGCCTTTCCTATCGATAGAGTTATTAATAAATTTGTGCTACCAAGTAGCACAAAGCGGGGATAGCTCAGTTGGGAGAGCGTCAGACTGAAGATCTGAAGGTCGCGTGTTCGATCCACGCTCACCGCACGCTATTTATTTTGCCATatatttccttctttttctttttttggcccGTCTCCGCTTTCAGGTTCCTTTTCTTCCCCAGGTTGTTCACCCCCagccctagccgccgccgcagccgccgtttCGTAGCTCCGATCTCCGATTGCCGCAAGACACCAAGATTTCAGGTCTTAACGAAAGCCCTAACTGTTCCTGTATAGATTCGTTCTGTTCCATCCTGCTTCCATATTAAAATTGCTGGATCTGATCTTCTCTCCATTATTAGGCAGGTAAAGGGCGAGTCTAGACCATAGCAACGTATAAGCAGAATTTTTCTATTCGGATCCTGTTCGGTTAAAATACATAGCGTGCCCATAGTCTTCAATAACAGGAGCAAATATTTTAGCCTTCCCTGTTCTTGTTTATGGCTTCGTATGATCTATGTGTGCAAGGCCACTCCAATTTCGTCACcatgtgttcttttttttttgtgcaagAAGTTTAACTTTCTGCAGTTAGTTAAATAGAAGACCATTGGATTCGAAAGACTAGATTCCTTTCCTGCATATGAAGAGGGGTGATTAACCAGATTGGGCCAACGAATACTTAATTAGGAGTTTATGGAACAACTATATTGTAGACTGTTAGATACCTCTAAGATATGTTCATACATATTCCAGTTGGGCGAGCATCACATAACATAGACCAAGCGAAGGTGCGGTGTTTATTTCCCTTTGTTTCAGTTCGTGAATGAATCCATAATTTGTTGCCTGGAAATCAGAGTATGTGGATCTGCATCACGCTATTTTAGTGGCTTATGTTAATGAGGTAATGGGCATTTGAGCTGTTTTGGATTGTGATACAACTATGGTCTTCATGCTGTTTCATGATCGATATCATGTGCATTTTGTTAAAAACCCTGAGATGATGTGTGGTTATTTCTCTGTTCATCTTACACATTCTGTCCTGATTCTTCCATTTTAGGTCGAAGCTTATATCCTTTATAACCAGTAAATTTGCTACCAGGTAGTTGGGCTGTGAGACAGGCTAAAACGAATGATGGCTTCACGAGGTACCGGTGCTGTGCTTTCAAGAGCTGCTCGGATGAGGCAAAAGCTGCAGTCTGCCTTGGAGGCCAGTGCCCTAGAAATTGAAGACGTTTCTTACCAACATGCCGGGCATGCAGCAGTCAAGGACAATGCAAACGAGACACATTTCAACATCAAGGTAGTTTCACCAAAATTTGAGGGGCAAAACCTTGTGAAGCGTCACAGGATGGTTTATAATCTTCTGTCTGATGAGCTGAACTCAGGTCTCCATGCTATCTCCATAGTTGCAAAGACCCCGAAAGAGTTTGGATCGTGATTGTCTAATGTGTAATAAGAACTGGCCGGTGTTCCAAAATAAATTGATTATAGCATAACCAATGTAACCATGAATTGATTCCAAAACTATGTCATGGCATGCTGCTCTTCTTATGAAGACCCTGTATTCAGATTAGACTGGAGTGCAGAATTTATGTCAATTATTACTGATGGACATGTCAATTATTGTTAGATGCGACTATGCGAGGCAAATTGCTTTTTCTCCATGGTTGTGGGaatttgtttgtttcttttttagTCATGTGGTCATCTgacaatttttcttttctatttggTGTTGCTGGCAGCATTTGTCAAGTTTAATATTTTGTGTTGGTGAGTTCATGATTAGATGTATACCCATCCTCTTGCatgttgtttctgatcatcaaAAGGATCCTGTTTCAGAAAGTTTGACTCGAAACAAGTACAGTTGAACCTTTTTTCCTAGCATATTGTCAATCAAACTATTTCAGCGTGAATTATTGGTTGATGGAAATgatttagggtgtgtttggttgcatgcatcaCTTGATgtatgcatggatgatcctagATGGTGAGGTTCTGGTgaggttcaaccaatttgcttgtaccgtATAATTCACTccaattagtagaataatgtattaagggtgtgtttggttgcttgtgtCATTTGGTTAATGTAAGTGGGATGGCTTTATCCTAGTTGGTACAGttcacccaaccaaataaaagcatcattattattttgaactaTCCCATACATAGACCAAAtgatacaagcaaccaaacactaATTAAGTTTCAAGTAGGTTTTTCTGCAGCAGCATTACGGATTTATCTCTTGGAATCTAATATTGATAACGGTGTTTGTGCATCACCAATCTTGTCATCATGCTCACGATTTCCAGATGACAACTACTGTTGTTAGGTCCACTCGGCCACCTTTCCTCAGCGGAAAATGCATCACTTGAGAGGGCATGTGCGCAGGCTTTTCTGAAGGCTGCAAGACTGCTGGAAACAGCGACTTTTGATTGCCATGCTACTTGCTAGAGAAACCATGAGCATGAGTAGGAATGCAGGACTGCAGATTTGCAGTATGATGATGCTGCCATAGCTGCCCGTCGTACGAACAGCTATCACCTTATCGACCAAAACCTTTTATGTGTCACGGGCTGCAGAactagttctttttttttctttttttcgagATGTGGAGTTCGATTTGCGTTTTGATGTGTCTTTCTGGAAAGGGTAGCAGTCTAGCAGATGAATGCTGGAGGAGCATCGCTGCATGCCTGCATCAGCGCGCTGGAGACCGGCGGCGCCGTCACCGGCCGCTCGGCCATGTCAGGtaccggctgctgctggtgtgTGGTGTGGTGTCGGTGCCTCGTTGGTGATTGGCTCGAGTTATTTCGTCAGGTTTAGGTGCATAAAGCTAAAGGAAAACATGTGAAAGTGTAAacaaaaaattcaaataaaaaaatgccCCCATGCAGGATCGAACTACAGACCTTCAGTTTACAAGACTGACGCTCTACCACTGAGCTATAGGGGCCATATTGGAATAGAATTCCCGGAGAATTTACTAGATAATTGTTGGAGGATCACCACAAGACAACGTTCTCCTAGTATTAATCTATTGCCAGGTTGCCAGGAATACAAGACTCATCTATTCCACAGCAAATTGCTCCCTCCAAGGGTCGCTAAAACTTAACCTGGTTGCAGCCTGGGGTTTCAAACATTTTAACACAGGCAATATGAAAATCCAACAGGGCATGCAAAGACTTTTCAAAGTACTATCAATAGAACTTGCATAATCATATTACAAAACACTACAAGTAATCAGAAACAGTCATCTGCACCAGGAAGATTTtattcctcatcttcctccttgtgAACAACAAGCTCGCCTTCAGTGAACTCACATGGCTTGATGGCCACAGCTAACTGCTTGCGCATTTTTCTTACAACAAATGCCTCGTTTTCTTCGCATATTGTGACCACAATCCCTTTACGCCCAAGACGTCCTGTTCTTCCAGCTCTGTGGGCATAATGTGTAGAGTCAGTTGGAAGGTCCAGATTGACCACAAGGTCACATTCAGGCACATCCAGTCCCCTGGCAGACAGCTCATTTGTAACAAGAACTCTGAATTCACCATCCTTGAATTTTTTCAAGACTGTAGACCTTGCAAGCTTTCCAAGATCTCCATGGAGCTCAGTGGCTTTGATACCACGGGCCTCCAACTTAAATACAACATCCTTCAGTGGCTTGGTGTTGTTCATAAATGCAATCACTGTCTGTGCTTCCAGAGCATGGATGCATCTCCGCAAGGTGTCAACTTTGTGTTGAACCTTGGCTGTACAGTAGTAGTGTTCCAATGATGGTGGCAAGCTGCCAACAGCAGCTTGGTTCACTGAGTTTGATGGTGAGCTCGAGTTAGCATCAGTCTGGGATAATGCAGGTCTTGGAACAGTGATTGAGTCAAGCGGAAGTACACTCTTAGCTCTAATGAGAACTGGATCGTGACCCCAACTCCTTGCTGCTCGTATAACTGAAAAAGGAATTGTTGCAGAAACCAAGATAGTTTGACGCTCAGATCGCCTAGCAAGTGGACCAAGAATATCCCTAGATGTGGTACCAGGTTTCTTTCCAACATGCTCCAAAATTCTATGCATATCCTCACGGTAATTAAAAGACAGAAGCTGGTCGACTTCATCCAGTACAAGAAAGCGGCAGCCATGGGTGTGTAGCTTACCTGCTGCTGAAATTTCGGAAATACGGCCAGGTGTTCCAACAACAATAATTGGCTTGTTCTTCTTCAATGCTTCTTCTTGTCTAGAACGATTAGCACCACCAACAAGTTGCTGGACAAGTCTCTTATCATTAGGACCCAAAATCTTCTCTACTTCTCTCACAATCTGCATTCCTAATTCTCTGGAAGGAGCAATAATGACTGCTTCAATACCTGATCTTTTCTCAGAATTATCTTGCTCCATAGGCCTCTTCAGTGGGCCTATTTCGGAAAGAATTGGGAGAAGATAAGCAAGTGTTTTCCCTGAGCCAGTATATGATTGGATCACCACATCGTGCTTTTGTGCTATTATAGGAATAGCAGCTGATTGGACCTCAGTTGGCGCAGTCAGACCTTCCTTGTTCAACCGATCAACAAGCAAAGGTGGTAAACCAAGCTCTTCAAATGACTTGGCAGAAAACAGAGCCTCATCTACCTTCAGTGTCTTCTTTATCCCAGTTGACTTTGGCAAGGCACTCTTCGCTGGTTTGACATTAAGCGAAGAAACTCTAGGTTTCATATTGAGGGAAGAAGAAACTCTAGGTTTCACATTGAGGGAAGAACCTCTTGAACTTGGCTTAGGACCTCCAGTTCGTGccattttttccttcttcccaTATTCAACCCTGTTTTGCACTTCTAAGCTAGCAAGAGTTAATGGCCCTCCCCTATCTTCTACAATTTGACTACCACGCCAAGCAGTCTGATGGAATCCAGCTGCCCGTTGTTGTGACAGCATCCTGAATGAAAGACGGTCTCCAAGAACAAAGCATGATCTGGAAGATGCCAGCGCAAGAACATTTCGATGGACTTGTCCAATACTTAGCCTCATTTTACTCCTTGCAGTGAAGTCAAACACAGCACCGCAATTATTCTTTCCTTCAAACCTGTTACCAGTTCACAGCAAGGTGCTATCGTGCCTGCGTAAATAATAACATAAATAGATTAGGTAAGTTGGGGGTTTTGAAGTCAGAAGACACAGTGAAAGACTTAGACATAATATATTTATACATGTACTACACTGCTGCTTTAATGGATGTTAAGGTGTTCATAACGTGAATTCGATAATTAAGGTATATTTGAAACTATATACCAGAATTGCAAAACAAAACTTATGCTTGGCACGCCTAATACCAGAGTAACATTAAGCATCATATTTACCAAACGAATCTGAACTGGCAGAAGATAATACTATCCACCATGAAcagtatgaaaatatataatactccctccgttccaaattgtaggacGTTTTGGGAGGTTCTTAGGCATAGTTTGTGCTGTGTACGCAGATAGAGgtgcatgtctagatgcataataatatcctATAAACCTGGAAAGGccaaacgacctacaatttggaacggagggggtATGTAGAGCAACAAGCAGGCACTGAGAAAATTCTAAACGAAATCTAGAAATAAGTATACAACTGCACTTCTTACTTAATTgccaaaaacaaaaggaactgCACTTCCTTGGTAATATCATTCTATTGCGACATAAGGAGTACATGAAAATTTTGTGCAAATGCGCCCTTAACTACCAGCTCTTTTATGCTTATCAGACTCTATTTGCGTCTAGGATCTCAAAGGCTTTTCATTTTTCCCAGACAAATCCATAGTAGAGAAATAATCAGGCATAGACTGCGTTCTGGCTGCAGATTTCCTCAATTGCGCCCAAATTAAACAAGAATGATCGACCCAACTCCAACGGACTATCATAGGAAAACAACAGCAGAAATATAAGACCGCCGTCCGGCCGGATTGTTGGGCGAGCAACCAAGGTTCTGACTGTCGGGCACGGAGCCTTCGTACATATACGAAGGCCGCCACATAGAGATATACGAAAGTTAACGGCACATCAATCTTTTCTTGAATACCCAATCGCTAACACACCGTACCAACTCCGAATCTGCGAAGAGAAGGCATACCGTGTGCAGGCCTCCGAgtaggaaggcggcggcgtccggTTGGGAAAGGGCGGTGGTGGTCGCGGGATGCAGGAGGGAGCCGGAAGAGGGAGGCGAGCGGCGTCCGGTGGAGAGGGAGGCAAGCCACCGCAGGAGTGAGGAAGAGGCGGTCGGCGCAGGTGCCCTGGTGGATGGAGGCCGGCGTCCTCCGCTTGTTGCGCGAGGGAGGTGTGTGATTGAGATGGGGAAGCCTGGGAGATGGGGATGAGGTTTCTGGGACGGTGTTGAGGTTTTGGACTTGGGCCACTTGTCAGTGACTGAGACCCGATAAATAGGTCCCTTTGCCAGAGCTTCGTGAGCGGCTTGGGCACCAGCTTCTTCCGCTGGAAGCCCGTGAAGCCGCCCCACAAAACTAGCACCCCGGCTCCACCCCATTCCCACATTCCCACATTGATGCGTACCAAATTACCCTAAGTTCACAAAGACACTGTAAAATCACTACTTCCGTCCTTAGATATATGAGTCATATATTTAAAggtggagggagtagttatgAAAAAAATGATAATTTTAGCGACATActcccttcatttcaaattgtaggttgttttagcatatttattgtttttctatatacataaatatatactatgtctagatacatactaaaagctatgaatctagaaattcTAAAACAACCcaacaatttaaaatggaggaaaTAAAGTATTTTCTACATCAGCCCTCTTATAAAAATTCAACTGACAAAACGACTTGGTCTTCTTTCATTGC contains:
- the LOC101768983 gene encoding DEAD-box ATP-dependent RNA helicase 47A, whose translation is MRLSIGQVHRNVLALASSRSCFVLGDRLSFRMLSQQRAAGFHQTAWRGSQIVEDRGGPLTLASLEVQNRVEYGKKEKMARTGGPKPSSRGSSLNVKPRVSSSLNMKPRVSSLNVKPAKSALPKSTGIKKTLKVDEALFSAKSFEELGLPPLLVDRLNKEGLTAPTEVQSAAIPIIAQKHDVVIQSYTGSGKTLAYLLPILSEIGPLKRPMEQDNSEKRSGIEAVIIAPSRELGMQIVREVEKILGPNDKRLVQQLVGGANRSRQEEALKKNKPIIVVGTPGRISEISAAGKLHTHGCRFLVLDEVDQLLSFNYREDMHRILEHVGKKPGTTSRDILGPLARRSERQTILVSATIPFSVIRAARSWGHDPVLIRAKSVLPLDSITVPRPALSQTDANSSSPSNSVNQAAVGSLPPSLEHYYCTAKVQHKVDTLRRCIHALEAQTVIAFMNNTKPLKDVVFKLEARGIKATELHGDLGKLARSTVLKKFKDGEFRVLVTNELSARGLDVPECDLVVNLDLPTDSTHYAHRAGRTGRLGRKGIVVTICEENEAFVVRKMRKQLAVAIKPCEFTEGELVVHKEEDEE